GCCGCCCGCTGGGAGTTCTTCCTGACCGCGTTCACCAGCGTGCTGCGGCTGAACCCCCGGCGCGGCGTGACGACGTCGCCGCGGGAGTTCTTCGCGCTGGCCGGCGAACTCGCCCGGGTTCACGGCGAAGCCGGTGAGATCGTCGGCCGGTTCCGCGGTGGCGAAGAGCGCGTGGCCGCCTACCGGGCCCGGCTGGCGAGCGATCCGGGCCTGGTGCCCGTGCTGGATCCGCTGGTGCCGGCGGTGATCCACACGGTCCGGCACTGGAGCGCGGACGGCACTCCGGTCGCCCTGGTGCACGACGAGCAGCTCGCCCTCACGGCCGAGCGCGTGCTCCAGCTCAAGGCGACCCTCGGCCACCGCCTGGCGGGCGTGCGTTTCGTCGACTCCCGGTCCGACGCCCGCGTGCAGCTCGCCGACTTCCTCGCCGGCGTGGCCCGCCGGATCGCCTCCGACGAGCTGAACAGCCGCGGCGACGCCCGCCTGACCGCCCTGCTGGAGTCCTTTGTGGACGCGGAGTCGGTCTGGGGTGGCTCCCGTCCGGCCATTCTCTGACTATAGTCAGAGAATGGACCAGGGCCTGGTGAAGGACCTCCGGCGGTTCAACCGGACCGTCACCCAGCGGATCGGCGCGCTCGACGACGCTTTC
This window of the Amycolatopsis balhimycina FH 1894 genome carries:
- a CDS encoding DUF3800 domain-containing protein, with product MRPVEIACDESGSEGENLLGGETDVFAHAGVRIPLPAAAACVREIRERIGSPAEEYKANHLLRAKHRAVLEWLLDPGGPLAGRGHVHLTDKTFFAVRAAVTLLAEDGTEASARTLHRAGPAAFGAARWEFFLTAFTSVLRLNPRRGVTTSPREFFALAGELARVHGEAGEIVGRFRGGEERVAAYRARLASDPGLVPVLDPLVPAVIHTVRHWSADGTPVALVHDEQLALTAERVLQLKATLGHRLAGVRFVDSRSDARVQLADFLAGVARRIASDELNSRGDARLTALLESFVDAESVWGGSRPAIL